Proteins found in one Triticum urartu cultivar G1812 chromosome 4, Tu2.1, whole genome shotgun sequence genomic segment:
- the LOC125552333 gene encoding filament-like plant protein 4: MDRRSWPWKKKSSDKSSNADVLQNSNQAEQEDKVPKFVQISPETYAHLTDSEEQVKVLDEKVKTLNEKLSASQSEITTKDALVKQHAKVAEEAVSGWEKAEAEASALKVQLETVTLSKLAAEERAAHLDGALKECMKQVRTVKEEGEQKLHDVVFAKTKQWEKIKAELEEKLLEFDHELIRAGAENDALSRSLQERADLLMKIDEEKAQAEAEIEVLKSTIQSGEREINSLKYEVHVVTKELEIRNEEKNMSVRSADVATKQHLEDVKKITKLEAECQRLRGLVRKKLPGPAALAQMKMEVESLGMGRDYGDNRLRRSPAKNNSFHRPMSPMSPVPDYAFDNLQHMQKENEFLTARLLTMEEETKMLKEALTKRNSELQTSRSMYAKIAGKLRTLEVQMVTGNQRKSPSNPNMDIHFDGAHSQNGSNPPSMTSMSEDGVDDEGSCTESWANALVSELSHIKKEKVAKSSVTDGSNRLELMDDFLEMERLACLPSEANGHDNAVDKVKMVDAEAAVSGLTESDGVKDLQSVPLPGTPSSKQQLSEGSPLLKLQSRLSSLLDSESPQNNAGKVLNSIRNILKDIEEEADLMNASKMVEVSESESLMNQDKRLSIGSKHSMDQEVINAILKIQDFVKSLDQEMSKHQRPSSDYGGLSEKIQQFSALVEKVLSNENVINDIIMTLSHILLETSEIKFTMLRDSTNEADSNNLDYVDKVTLLENKVQPHSSSGPCPLIPHPSSDPEIVGPNDAGFDVKTAVQMCSPEDYERLKSEKINLETELARCSEMIEDTKCRFSEMEKNLEELTSKLSASENSNSLAETQLKCMVESYKILESRKVELEKEIEVLQSKIETLTAELGDERQSHQDDLARYKDLEEKMERYENEQSSMHVEEVDDTKSKQEVEIAAAAEKLAECQETMLILGRQLQAMRPPAESMGASPTRQRMEDFLQDAAGTTEGEYAQKPSGQHDTDQEMLESENVSPLNGYKTHMTPSDADGSPSLSTNSSKRPKHRSRSSSSSSFANQLPEKQSRGFSRFFAKGKE, translated from the exons ATGGACCGGCGTAGTTGGCCGTGGAAGAAGAAATCATCGGACAAATCCTCAAACGCAGATGTCTTGCAGAACTCTAATCAAGCAGAACAG GAGGATAAAGTTCCGAAATTTGTGCAGATTTCACCGGAAACATATGCACATCTTACTGATTCTGAAGAACAAGTGAAAGTCTTGGATGAAAAGGTGAAAACCTTGAATGAGAAACTGTCTGCATCACAATCTGAGATCACTACCAAAGATGCCCTAGTGAAACAACATGCTAAAGTTGCTGAAGAAGCTGTATCAG GTTGGGAGAAAGCTGAAGCGGAGGCCTCGGCACTGAAGGTTCAGCTAGAAACTGTTACATTGTCTAAGCTAGCAGCTGAGGAAAGAGCTGCCCATCTGGATGGTGCTCTAAAGGAATGCATGAAGCAAGTAAGAACTGTGAAGGAAGAAGGCGAGCAGAAGCTACATGATGTAGTTTTTGCGAAAACCAAACAGTGGGAGAAGATAAAGGCCGAGTTGGAAGAAAAGTTGCTTGAATTTGACCATGAGCTCATAAGGGCTGGTGCTGAGAATGATGCACTCTCAAGATCACTCCAAGAGCGGGCAGATTTGTTGATGAAAATTGATGAGGAAAAGGCTCAAGCAGAAGCTGAAATTGAAGTCTTGAAAAGCACAATTCAGTCAGGTGAAAGGGAAATAAATTCACTGAAGTATGAAGTACATGTTGTCACCAAAGAGCTTGAAATCCGCAATGAAGAAAAGAACATGAGTGTGCGCTCAGCTGATGTAGCAACTAAACAGCACCTGGAGGATGTTAAGAAAATCACAAAGCTGGAAGCTGAATGCCAAAGATTGCGTGGTCTTGTTCGGAAAAAGTTACCAGGCCCTGCTGCATTAGCTCAGATGAAAATGGAAGTTGAGAGCCTGGGAATGGGCAGAGATTATGGAGACAACAGATTGCGACGATCCCCTGCAAAGAATAATAGCTTCCATCGTCCTATGTCCCCTATGTCTCCAGTTCCTGATTATGCTTTTGATAACCTACAGCACATGCAGAAAGAGAATGAGTTTCTGACTGCACGTTTGTTAACTATGGAAGAAGAAACTAAGATGCTCAAAGAGGCATTGACAAAACGGAACAGTGAGCTACAAACTTCAAGAAGCATGTACGCTAAGATAGCGGGCAAGCTTCGCACCTTGGAAGTTCAAATGGTGACTGGTAACCAACGTAAGAGTCCATCAAATCCAAACATGGATATCCACTTTGATGGTGCACATAGTCAAAATGGAAGCAATCCACCTAGTATGACTTCCATGTCTGAAGATGGTGTTGATGATGAAGGCAGTTGTACCGAGTCTTGGGCCAATGCTCTGGTATCTGAGCTATCACACATCAAGAAAGAGAAAGTAGCTAAGAGTAGTGTGACTGATGGCTCCAATCGGTTGGAACTGATGGATGACTTCCTAGAGATGGAGAGACTAGCTTGTTTGCCTTCTGAAGCCAATGGCCATGACAATGCTGTTGACAAAGTAAAGATGGTTGATGCTGAGGCTGCTGTATCTGGTCTTACTGAGAGTGATGGTGTTAAAGATTTGCAGTCAGTACCATTGCCTGGAACTCCATCTAGTAAACAGCAGCTGTCCGAGGGATCTCCACTCTTGAAACTGCAGTCCAGATTATCTTCTTTGCTGGACTCTGAATCACCACAGAACAATGCTGGGAAGGTACTAAACAGTATCAGAAATATTCTTAAGGATATTGAAGAAGAGGCAGATTTAATGAATGCAAGCAAGATGGTTGAAGTTTCTGAAAGTGAATCATTAATGAACCAAGACAAGAGGTTGAGCATTGGGAGTAAGCATTCCATGGATCAAGAAGTTATAAATGCCATCTTGAAGATTCAAGACTTTGTTAAGTCACTTGATCAAGAAATGTCCAAGCACCAGAGACCGTCTTCTGATTATGGTGGGCTTTCTGAGAAAATTCAGCAATTCTCTGCGCTAGTTGAGAAAGTTCTATCAAATGAAAATGTCATAAATGACATCATTATGACACTATCTCACATCTTGTTAGAAACTAGTGAGATCAAGTTCACAATGTTGAGAGACAGCACAAATGAAGCAGACAGTAATAATTTGGATTATGTTGACAAAGTGACACTACTTGAAAATAAAGTGCAGCCTCATTCATCTTCTGGCCCTTGCCCACTTATTCCTCATCCATCTTCTGATCCTGAGATTGTGGGGCCTAATGATGCCGGATTCGATGTTAAGACTGCAGTGCAGATGTGCTCACCGGAGGACTACGAGCGACTTAAATCTGAGAAGATTAATCTGGAGACAGAATTAGCGAGATGCAGTGAAATGATAGAAGATACAAAGTGTAGGTTTAGTGAGATGGAGAAAAACCTGGAAGAGCTTACATCCAAGTTGTCTGCCAGCGAGAATTCAAACAGCTTGGCTGAGACGCAGCTGAAGTGTATGGTTGAATCCTACAAGATTCTTGAATCAAGGAAAGTTGAATTAGAAAAGGAAATAGAAGTGTTGCAGTCCAAAATAGAGACTTTAACAGCTGAACTCGGGGATGAAAGACAAAGTCATCAGGATGACTTAGCCAGATACAAAGATCTCGAAGAGAAGATGGAAAG GTACGAAAACGAGCAGAGTTCAATGCATGTGGAAGAGGTTGACGACACCAAATCAAAGCAG GAGGTGGAAATAGCGGCCGCAGCAGAAAAGCTTGCAGAGTGCCAGGAGACCATGTTGATTCTTGGTCGTCAACTGCAAGCTATGCGTCCTCCAGCAGAGTCAATGGGTGCCTCGCCAACCCGGCAACGAATGGAGGACTTCTTGCAAGACGCGGCAGGAACAACCGAAGGCGAGTATGCCCAGAAACCATCAGGCCAGCATGATACAGATCAGGAAATGCTGGAGTCAGAGAATGTATCTCCCCTCAATGGATACAAGACCCACATGACCCCTTCTGATGCGGACGGAAGCCCTTCTCTTTCAACAAACAGTTCCAAGCGCCCAAAGCATAGGTCGCGATCCTCATCCTCTTCCTCATTTGCTAACCAGTTGCCCGAGAAACAAAGCCGGGGCTTTAGTCGGTTCTTCGCCAAGGGCAAAGAGTGA
- the LOC125552334 gene encoding histone H4, translated as MSGRGKGGKGLGKGGAKRHRKVLRDNIQGITKPAIRRLARRGGVKRISGLIYEETRGVLKIFLENVIRDAVTYTEHARRKTVTAMDVVYALKRQGRTLYGFGG; from the coding sequence ATGTCTGGGCGCGGCAAGGGCGGCAAGGGGCTGGGCAAGGGCGGCGCGAAGCGGCATAGGAAGGTGCTGCGCGACAACATCCAGGGCATCACGAAGCCGGCGATCCGGCGGCTGGCGCGCCGGGGCGGCGTGAAGCGCATCTCGGGGCTCATCTACGAGGAGACCCGCGGCGTGCTCAAGATCTTCCTCGAGAACGTCATCCGCGACGCCGTCACCTACACGGAGCACGCGCGCCGCAAGACCGTCACCGCCATGGACGTCGTCTACGCGCTCAAGCGCCAGGGCCGCACCCTCTACGGCTTCGGCGGCTAG